A window from Fragaria vesca subsp. vesca linkage group LG5, FraVesHawaii_1.0, whole genome shotgun sequence encodes these proteins:
- the LOC101312934 gene encoding uncharacterized protein LOC101312934, with translation MEPPAAAAPPLQPQYPDSLDSSPRSRNTESWDDPLPPSSRLRLMCSYGGHIVPRPHDKSLCYVGGDTRIVVVDRNTSLSDLSNRLAKTLLNGRPFTLKYQLPSEDLDSLISVTTDEDLDNMIDEFDRTASHNSSAKPARIRLFLFPLKPDSSQSMGPMLDMPTKSEDWFLNALNGSSGMLNRGFSDSASVDCLLGLDDGGGAANNSESRGDAEASAAANCKNGRPDVHSVPDSPMLENSSSFGSTSSSPSLANLPPIRVHVEDGGGGSSHGGNRAQDQKVGIEEQFAQMTVGMVGQQKQDDGGGFVILSSTPPLPTTIMPSSAPVSSSSPPDYLNRVVSDDERSDHGGYRKPIPPQPQQQQSLPPQSQPKSTGLFDLPSPDSVSSDHSLSNVAVSRPKPVVYQEPVAQIPSGTPTRFPANLVDSKVNVSDPNTRVQMQQQVQDSGYVLQNQYDQQLQQQQLLQQQLQQQQQFIHPGAQYMHHHPAGSVPIQAYYPVYPSQQQHHQQQQQQQQQQHHHHQLDQQQQYQVYYMPARQAPPYSNLPLQQSLQSNMSEAAGAATIASSRSQTPPNPMLSPTAAYSQVRNAPIAKSEIAAPVYRTTTTAAPPSLIQGPPSQHQPQQQYVGYAQVHPSQSTVPTSTGAANYAYEYADASHAQHAQIYYTQPPLAHAMTSQYQTMTATAAMGLPEVSNQLPNDNIKQQQQRSQ, from the exons ATGGAGCCACCGGCGGCGGCGGCGCCACCACTTCAGCCTCAGTACCCCGACTCACTTGACTCGTCGCCGCGCTCCCGCAATACCGAGTCCTGGGACGACCCGCTCCCGCCGTCGTCCAGGCTCCGGCTCATGTGCAGCTACGGCGGACACATCGTGCCACGGCCGCACGACAAGTCGTTGTGCTACGTCGGCGGCGACACTCGAATCGTGGTCGTGGATAGGAATACTTCGCTCTCGGACCTCTCAAATCGGCTGGCGAAGACGCTTTTGAACGGTCGGCCGTTCACGCTCAAGTATCAGCTTCCGAGCGAGGACCTGGACTCTTTGATCTCTGTGACGACGGATGAGGATTTGGATAATATGATCGACGAGTTTGACCGGACGGCGAGTCATAATTCGTCGGCGAAACCGGCGCGGATTCGGTTGTTTCTGTTTCCGTTGAAGCCGGATTCGTCGCAGTCGATGGGGCCGATGCTGGATATGCCGACAAAATCGGAGGACTGGTTCCTCAACGCGCTCAACGGCTCGTCTGGGATGCTCAACCGCGGCTTCTCCGACTCCGCCTCCGTCGATTGCTTGCTCGGGTTAGACGACGGCGGCGGCGCCGCGAACAATTCGGAATCGAGAGGAGACGCGGAGGCTTCTGCGGCGGCGAATTGCAAGAACGGGAGGCCGGACGTTCATTCTGTCCCCGATTCGCCGATGCTGGAGAACTCGTCGTCGTTTGGCTCAACCTCATCGTCTCCGTCGCTGGCGAATTTGCCTCCTATTCGGGTCCACGTGGAAGACGGCGGGGGTGGTAGTAGTCACGGCGGGAATAGAGCGCAGGATCAGAAGGTGGGGATTGAAGAGCAGTTTGCTCAGATGACGGTGGGGATGGTTGGGCAGCAGAAGCAAGATGACGGCGGCGGCTTTGTGATCTTGTCTTCAACGCCGCCGTTGCCGACTACTATTATGCCTTCCTCTGCGCCGGTGAGCTCTTCTTCGCCGCCTGATTACCTGAATCGGGTCGTCTCCGATGATGAGCGATCCGATCACGGTGGATATCGGAAACCGATTCCTCCTCAGCCTCAGCAGCAGCAGAGTCTGCCTCCTCAGTCTCAGCCCAAATCTACCGGACTTTTTGATTTGCCGTCGCCAGATTCAGTGTCAAG TGATCATAGTTTATCAAATGTTGCCGTGTCACGCCCAAAACCTGTAGTTTATCAAGAACCAGTTGCTCAGATACCCTCTGGAACCCCCACTAGGTTTCCTGCAAACCTTGTTGATTCTAAAGTTAATGTCTCTGATCCCAACACTCGGGTTCAGATGCAACAACAGGTGCAGGATTCCGGGTATGTATTACAAAACCAGTATGATCAACAGCTACAACAGCAGCAACTACTACAACAACAACTACAACAGCAGCAGCAATTTATACACCCCGGTGCACAGTACATGCATCATCACCCTGCTGGATCTGTGCCAATTCAGGCATACTACCCTGTATATCCTTCTCAGCAGCAGCACCACCAGCAGCAACAGCAGCAACAACAGCAGCAACACCACCACCATCAGCTTGATCAGCAGCAGCAATACCAGGTTTATTACATGCCCGCAAGACAGGCCCCACCCTACAGCAACTTGCCCCTGCAGCAATCGCTGCAGTCCAACATGAGTGAAGCTGCTGGCGCTGCTACTATTGCTTCTAGCCGCTCTCAAACGCCTCCGAATCCCATGCTATCTCCCACCGCAGCTTACAGCCAAGTAAGGAATGCTCCCATTGCCAAATCCGAAATTGCTGCTCCTGTGTACAGGACAACAACTACAGCTGCTCCTCCATCTCTGATTCAAGGTCCTCCTTCTCAGCATCAGCCTCAGCAACAATATGTTGGTTACGCACAGGTTCACCCGTCTCAATCAACTGTTCCTACTTCAACGGGTGCTGCTAATTATGCATATGAATATGCTGATGCTTCTCATGCTCAGCATGCCCAGATATACTATACTCAGCCCCCCCTGGCACATGCAATGACTTCTCAGTACCAAACCATGACAGCCACAGCAGCCATGGGGCTGCCTGAAGTTTCTAATCAGCTTCCCAATGACAACATCAAGCAGCAGCAGCAGCGATCACAATGA
- the LOC101313220 gene encoding elongator complex protein 2-like, translating to MSSAFNGGQTDVEVKRVFIGAGCNRIVNNVSWGACDLVAFGAQNAVAVFDPKTAQISTTLPGHKASVNCTQWLPSNKFAFKAKDLDQHYLLSGDAGGAIILWEYTVLEGKWRYVLQIPELHKKGVTCISGILVSDTEAVFASTSSDGTVYIWEVVFPTTGGGDCKLLHLDSLFVGSKPMVALSLAELPGNTGHLVLAMGGLDNKIHLYSGERRGKFVRACELKGHADWIRSLDFSLPIFNNGEAHNILLVSSSQDKGIRIWKMALRGSLDSSQSSKPGKISLASYIEGPVLVAGTTSYQISLESLLIGHEDWVYSVEWQPPSPVSSDGIAYCQHQSILSASMDKTMMIWKPEKTSGIWMNVVTVGELSHCALGFYGGHWSPNGDSILAHGYGGSFHLWRNVGTGLDNWQPQKVPSGHFAAITDIAWGRSGEYLLSVSDDQTTRIFSPWQNETSLGDEGSWHEIARPQVHGHDMNCVTIIQGKGNHRFVSGADEKVARVFEAPLSFLKTLGHAISQNSTFSEDIQLGVQILGANMSALGLSQKPIYVHAEQHTIEKNPNDSLDTLEAIPDAVPVVLTEPPIEDQLGWHTLWPESHKLYGHGNELFALCSDHEGKLVASSCKAQSAAVAEIWLWEVGSWKAVGRLQSHSLTVTQMEFSLDDKFLLAVSRDRQFSIFSIDKTGTDGTSYKLVAKHEAHKRIIWSCSWNPHGYEFATGSRDKTVKIWTVGKDSSVKLLMTLPQFSSSVTSLSWAGLDSKKNNGVLAVGMESGLIELWSLSVNRTDDGVAANVLATLVARFDPLMCHVSSVSRLAWRKRKNKDCTSIQLASCGADHCVRVFEHRFCKL from the exons ATGTCGTCCGCCTTCAACGGTGGCCAGACTGACGTCGAAGTAAAGCGAGTGTTCATAGGAGCAGGGTGCAACAGAATAGTGAACAACGTCTCATGGGGTGCTTGTGATTTAGTCGCTTTCGGCGCCCAAAACGCCGTCGCTGTTTTCGACCCAAAG ACTGCTCAAATTTCGACTACGCTTCCGGGCCACAAGGCCTCTGTTAACTGCACCCAATGGCTTCCAAGTAATAAGTTTGCATTCAAAG CTAAAGACTTAGACCAACATTACTTGCTTTCTGGAGATGCTGGGGGTGCCATTATTTTGTGGGAGTATACTGTTCTTGAAGGAAAG TGGAGATACGTACTGCAAATACCTGAATTACACAAGAAGGGTGTCACATGCATTAGTGGGATTTTGGTTTCCGATACTGAGGCAGTCTTTGCTTCTACTTCGTCGGACGGTACAGTTTATATCTGGGAGGTTGTTTTCCCAACTACTGGTGGAG GTGACTGTAAATTATTGCATTTGGATTCTCTATTTGTTGGTTCAAAACCTATGGTAGCACTTTCACTAGCAGAGTTGCCTGGGAATACTGGGCATCTAGTCCTGGCCATGGGGGGATTGGATAACAAGATTCACCTATACTCTGGGGAGAGGAGAGGAAAG TTTGTTCGAGCCTGCGAGTTGAAAGGACATGCAGATTGGATCAGAAGCCTGGATTTCTCGTTACCTATTTTCAATAATGGTGAGGCACATAATATTCTACTTGTTAGTTCATCACAAGACAAAGGGATACGCATATGGAAGATGGCTCTACGGGGTTCTTTGGACAGCAGCCAGAGTTCCAAGCCAGGAAAAATAAGCTTAGCATCTTACATAGAAGGCCCTGTACTTGTCGCTGGAACAACCTCATATCAGATTTCACTGGAATCTCTTCTAATTGGTCATGAGGATTGGGTGTATTCAGTGGAGTGGCAACCACCTTCACCTGTATCTTCAGACGGGATTGCGTACTGTCAACACCAGAGCATCTTATCTGCATCTATGGATAAGACAATGATGATCTGGAAACCAGAAAAAACTTCTGGTATCTGGATGAATGTTGTTACTGTTGGGGAATTGAGTCATTGTGCTCTAGGATTTTATGGTGGCCACTGGAGTCCCAACGGAGATTCGATCTTAGCACATGGGTATGGTGGATCTTTCCATCTGTGGAGAAATGTCGGTACTGGCTTAGATAATTGGCAACCGCAAAAAGTTCCATCTGGGCATTTTGCAGCTATTACCGATATTGCTTGGGGGAGATCTGGTGAATACTTGCTGTCAGTCAGTGATGACCAG ACAACACGAATTTTTTCTCCATGGCAAAATGAAACATCTCTAGGAGATGAGGGTTCTTGGCATGAAATTGCTCGTCCTCAAGTTCATGGTCATGATATGAACTGTGTCACCATCATCCAAGGAAAAGGAAACCATCGTTTTGTCAGTGGAGCCGATGAGAAAGTTGCCAGAGTGTTTGAAGCTCCTTTGTCTTTCTTGAAGACATTGGGTCATGCCATTTCACAAAACTCTACCTTTTCTGAAGATATTCAGTTGGGTGTACAGATATTGGGTGCAAATATGTCAGCTCTTGGGCTATCACAGAAACCTATTTATGTTCATG CTGAGCAGCACACCATAGAGAAGAATCCAAATGATAGCCTTGACACCCTTGAAGCTATTCCTGATGCGGTTCCTGTTGTGTTGACTGAACCTCCAATTGAAGATCAATTGGGATGGCATACACTATGGCCAGAATCACATAAGCTTTATGGTCACGGGAATGAGCTGTTTGCTCTTTGCAGTGATCATGAAGGGAAGCTTGTCGCTTCATCTTGTAAG GCCCAATCAGCAGCAGTTGCAGAAATATGGCTGTGGGAAGTTGGTTCCTGGAAAGCAGTTGGTCGCTTGCAGTCGCATAGTTTGACAGTTACACAAATGGAGTTCTCTCTTGATGACAAATTCCTGTTGGCAGTATCAAGGGATCGCCAGTTCTCTATATTTTCAATTGACAAAACAG GCACTGATGGCACTAGTTACAAGCTGGTAGCAAAGCACGAGGCACACAAAAGAATCATATGGTCATGTTCCTGGAATCCCCACGGCTATGAATTTGCAACAGGCTCAAGAGACAAGACGGTGAAGATCTGGACTGTTGGAAAGGATTCATCAGTTAAGCTGCTCATGACTCTCCCACAGTTCAGCAGTAGCGTCACATCCCTATCTTGGGCTGGTCTTGATTCCAAGAAAAATAATGGGGTTCTTGCAGTTGGAATGGAAAGCGGACTTATTGAATTGTGGAGTCTGTCTGTTAACAGAACCGATGATGGTGTAGCAGCAAATGTACTTGCTACTCTTGTAGCACGGTTTGATCCATTGATGTGCCATGTTTCTTCTGTGAGCCGTTTGGCGTGGAGAAAGCGCAAGAATAAAGATTGTACTAGCATACAGCTTGCCTCATGTGGAGCTGATCATTGTGTGAGAGTGTTCGAG CATCGTTTCTGTAAGCTCTGA